From Archaeoglobus neptunius, one genomic window encodes:
- a CDS encoding helix-turn-helix domain-containing protein codes for MVWYHGGGRLPGFYTVKEVAGMLKVSERTVQKWCRNGVIRSVRLPGGQYRIPVEEVERLLRR; via the coding sequence GTGGTATGGTACCACGGAGGGGGTAGGTTGCCAGGGTTTTACACCGTAAAAGAGGTTGCTGGGATGTTGAAGGTCAGTGAGAGGACAGTTCAGAAGTGGTGCAGAAATGGAGTGATTCGCTCCGTGAGACTGCCAGGGGGACAGTATCGTATTCCCGTTGAAGAAGTTGAAAGGTTGTTGAGGAGGTAG